From one Lolium rigidum isolate FL_2022 chromosome 4, APGP_CSIRO_Lrig_0.1, whole genome shotgun sequence genomic stretch:
- the LOC124650564 gene encoding histone H2B.2-like isoform X2 yields MAPKAEKKPAAEKAPAAKKPKAGKSVPAGKTAAKEGGEKRGRKKGKKSVETYKIYIFKVLKQVHPDIGISSKAMSIMNSFINDIFEKLAGEAAKLARYNKKPTITSREIQTSVRLVLPGELAKHAVSEGTKAVTKFTSS; encoded by the exons ATGGCCCCCAAGGCGGAGAAGAAGCCGGCG GCCGAGAAGGCGCCGGCCGCGAAGAAGCCCAAGGCCGGGAAGAGCGTCCCGGCGGGCAAGACCGCCGCGAAGGAGGGCGGAGAGAAGAGGGGCcgcaagaagggcaagaagagcgTGGAGACCTACAAGATCTACATCTTCAAGGTGCTCAAGCAGGTCCACCCCGACATCGGCATCTCCTCTAAGGCCATGTCCATCATGAACTCCTTCATCAATGACATTTTTGAGAAGTTGGCTGGTGAGGCCGCCAAGCTCGCCCGCTACAACAAGAAGCCCACCATCACCTCCCGGGAGATCCAGACCTCCGTCCGCCTCGTCCTCCCCGGCGAGCTCGCCAAGCATGCTGTGTCTGAGGGCACCAAGGCCGTCACCAAGTTCACCTCCTCTTAG
- the LOC124650564 gene encoding histone H2B.4-like isoform X3, giving the protein MKSSQDREEGGEKRGRKKGKKSVETYKIYIFKVLKQVHPDIGISSKAMSIMNSFINDIFEKLAGEAAKLARYNKKPTITSREIQTSVRLVLPGELAKHAVSEGTKAVTKFTSS; this is encoded by the exons atgaagtccagccaggATAGGGAA GAGGGCGGAGAGAAGAGGGGCcgcaagaagggcaagaagagcgTGGAGACCTACAAGATCTACATCTTCAAGGTGCTCAAGCAGGTCCACCCCGACATCGGCATCTCCTCTAAGGCCATGTCCATCATGAACTCCTTCATCAATGACATTTTTGAGAAGTTGGCTGGTGAGGCCGCCAAGCTCGCCCGCTACAACAAGAAGCCCACCATCACCTCCCGGGAGATCCAGACCTCCGTCCGCCTCGTCCTCCCCGGCGAGCTCGCCAAGCATGCTGTGTCTGAGGGCACCAAGGCCGTCACCAAGTTCACCTCCTCTTAG
- the LOC124650563 gene encoding uncharacterized protein LOC124650563, with product MDDNAVNDHEVAGPTVVDGMRATIDDISTEDLEKKVEQYATYDSIENDNAVEDQEVVQQGAIHPRNETTYAIAAEEQEKVGSAENVNVAEGQELVEQDAIDRKGEGTDGTAAEGQDKTVEQCGSYGLGTTENGDAEDDREVMEQCVIDKERADMDDNAVKYHEVVGPTEGTDSTHSVVNDISAEDQEKKVEQYATYDSEAIENDDVVEDQEVVEQEVVFREGLTIDHDDSVEDHNVVDQSIIEQMPASTDEIFVEDQKEVAEQCAVHEPRATEDEYTVKEKEKVVEQRVIDKQGASNMDVAANNQDKLMKEHIIDNQGTVPMDGIAVKDLDKAAAQYASDVIDENGRTKDDIYVEEDNYLKEQVIVDNWGTFSDATALEDQKNEGEQCKGDEQIVGKDMYAVHMKGSMLEQGTGGKQGATKSDFTVEKYKDVVERVCHEWGAPDDDLAMDTAASQTTANGSDGGIWKKEKVKLPIRYPQRPGKLNCPFYMSSGSCSYGFSCQFHHPPLKAKPDGSWRPSEQGDHGVAETLELNRIGLPIRRGARNCTFYMRNGACRYGKHCHFNHPEHVIDAQFYTPTGWEDNASQLEKSSDHTTLDDTSHLKKSSDDTTLGGTSYSKKSSDHATLDGTSYSKKSSDHATLDDTPSSSEILPPNILRMLLPSQKVLPSTEVKVKKDSDWPSTSDDSDGCCSADSSDGPLCKQEHVDYPERPGRPECPFYMRFGDCKFASACKYHHSKDKYPTRYHPKVPSLGGEQREYPERPEEPECPFYMKNRFCKFGAHCRFNHPKDSSPTVQNSTNAKNSVASNEHHQSTTTTLEDYMPQQQQYPERPGQPDCRYYLQFGECKFLSACIFNHPRDELPVGWNPSGPAHSDQIEPETHGMPKCPFYMRTGKCQFGSACEFRHPKDICSTTEGAFGQRTDLADDTSTRPENVVQKQEQAMYPERPGEPRCFDYMSHGSCRRQMNCKYHHPADRLSRKQYDSTYH from the exons ATGGATGATAATGCTGTCAACGATCACGAAGTGGCAGGGCCAACTGTCGTTGATGGAATGCGTGCTACCATAGATGACATTTCTACCGAGGATCTAGAGAAGAAAGTGGAGCAATATGCAACTTATGACTCAATCGAGAATGATAATGCTGTGGAAGATCAGGAGGTGGTACAGCAAGGTGCCATCCACCCAAGGAATGAAACCACATATGCCATTGCTGCTGAGGAGCAAGAGAAGGTAGGATCAGCCGAGAATGTTAATGTTGCGGAAGGCCAGGAGTTGGTGGAGCAAGATGCCATTGACAGAAAGGGTGAAGGCACAGATGGCACTGCTGCGGAGGGTCAAGACAAGACTGTAGAGCAATGTGGCTCTTATGGATTGGGAACAACTGAGAATGGTGATGCAGAGGATGACCGGGAGGTGATGGAGCAATGTGTCATCGACAAAGAGCGTGCAGACATGGATGATAATGCTGTAAAATATCACGAGGTGGTAGGGCCAACTGAAGGCACAGATAGCACACATTCTGTCGTGAATGACATTTCTGCCGAGGATCAAGAGAAGAAAGTGGAGCAATACGCAACTTATGACTCGGAAGCAATTGAGAATGATGATGTTGTGGAAGATCAGGAGGTGGTGGAGCAAGAGGTTGTCTTCAGAGAGGGTTTAACCATTGACCATGATGATTCTGTCGAAGACCACAATGTGGTAGATCAATCTATCATTGAACAAATGCCCGCTTCTACTGATGAAATTTTTGTTGAAGATCAAAAGGAAGTGGCGGAGCAATGTGCAGTTCATGAACCAAGAGCAACTGAGGATGAGTATACTGTCAAAGAAAAGGAGAAGGTGGTGGAGCAACGTGTCATTGACAAACAGGGTGCATCGAACATGGATGTTGCTGCGAATAATCAGGATAAGTTGATGAAGGAACACATCATCGACAACCAGGGTACAGTGCCCATGGATGGTATTGCCGTGAAAGACCTTGATAAAGCAGCGGCACAATATGCCAGTGATGTCATCGACGAAAATGGCAGAACCAAGGATGATATTTATGTGGAGGAAGATAACTATCTAAAGGAACAAGTCATCGTTGACAATTGGGGTACATTCAGTGATGCTACTGCTTTGGAAGATCAGAAGAATGAGGGTGAACAATGCAAAGGTGATGAACAGATAGTGGGCAAGGACATGTATGCTGTTCACATGAAGGGGAGCATGTTGGAACAAGGGACCGGCGGCAAACAGGGAGCAACAAAGTCTGATTTTACTgttgaaaagtacaaggatgtagtGGAGCGTGTTTGTCATGAATGGGGTGCACCTGATGATGATCTTGCTATGGACACGGCAGCTTCTCAAA CTACGGCAAATGGCAGTGATGGGGGTATCTGGAAGAAGGAGAAGGTTAAGCTGCCCATTAGGTATCCTCAAAGGCCTGGGAAACTGAACTGCCCCTTTTACATGTCAAGCGGGAGCTGCTCATACGGGTTCTCATGCCAATTTCATCACCCACCG CTTAAAGCCAAGCCAGATGGTTCATGGCGTCCCTCTGAACAAGGAGATCATGGCGTTGCTGAGACCCTGGAACTGAACCGCATTGGCCTCCCCATACGAAGA GGAGCAAGAAATTGCACGTTCTATATGCGGAATGGTGCTTGCAGATATGGCAAACACTGTCATTTTAACCATCCAGAGCATGTAATTGATGCTCAGTTCTATACACCAACAGGGTGGGAGGATAATGCTTCGCAATTGGAGAAATCTTCTGACCATACAACATTAGATGACACATCACACTTGAAGAAATCTTCTGATGATACAACCTTGGGTGGCACGTCATACTCAAAGAAGTCTTCTGACCATGCAACCTTGGATGGCACATCATACTCAAAGAAGTCTTCTGACCATGCAACGTTAGATGATACGCCGTCTAGCTCAGAGATCCTGCCACCGAACATATTAAGAATGCTCTTACCTTCCCAAAAAGTGCTGCCTAGTACAGAAGTAAAGGTTAAAAAG GATTCAGATTGGCCATCTACTTCAGATGATTCTGATGGTTGCTGTTCAGCAGATAGTTCAGATGGGCCTTTGTGCAAGCAGGAGCATGTGGATTACCCTGAGAGGCCTGGCAGACCAGAATGCCCCTTCTATATGAGGTTCGGTGATTGTAAATTTGCATCAGCATGCAAATATCACCACTCAAAAGACAAATACCCAACTAGATACCATCCGAAAGTTCCATCACTGGGAGGGGAACAGAGAGAATATCCTGAGAGACCTGAGGAACCAGAATGCCCCTTCTATATGAAAAACCGGTTCTGTAAATTTGGGGCACACTGTAGGTTTAATCACCCAAAGGATTCAAGTCCTACTGTGCAGAACTCAACGAATGCAAAAAATTCAGTTGCCAGTAATGAACATCATCAATCTACCACAACCACACTAGAAGACTATATGCCCCAGCAACAGCAGTACCCTGAGAGACCTGGTCAGCCAGACTGCCGGTACTACCTGCAATTTGGGGAATGTAAGTTTCTGTCTGCGTGTATATTTAACCATCCAAGAGATGAACTTCCAGTTGGGTGGAATCCCTCAGGTCCAGCTCACTCTGATCAGATTGAACCTGAAACACATGGCATGCCAAAATGCCCATTCTATATGAGAACTGGGAAATGTCAATTTGGGTCAGCATGTGAATTTCGTCATCCCAAAGATATATGTTCAACTACAGAG GGAGCATTTGGTCAGAGAACTGACTTGGCAGATGATACATCCACAAGGCCAGAGAATGTTGTGCAGAAACAAGAACAGGCCATGTATCCTGAAAGGCCTGGTGAACCTCGGTGTTTCGACTACATGAGTCATGGCTCCTGTAGAAGGCAGATGAACTGCAAATACCACCATCCAGCAGACCGTCTCTCTAGGAAACAG TATGACTCGACTTACCACTGA
- the LOC124650564 gene encoding histone H2B.1-like isoform X1 translates to MAPKAEKKPAAKKPVEEEPAAEKAEKAPAAKKPKAGKSVPAGKTAAKEGGEKRGRKKGKKSVETYKIYIFKVLKQVHPDIGISSKAMSIMNSFINDIFEKLAGEAAKLARYNKKPTITSREIQTSVRLVLPGELAKHAVSEGTKAVTKFTSS, encoded by the coding sequence ATGGCCCCCAAGGCGGAGAAGAAGCCGGCGGCGAAGAAGCCCGTGGAGGAGGAGCCCGCGGCGGAGAAGGCCGAGAAGGCGCCGGCCGCGAAGAAGCCCAAGGCCGGGAAGAGCGTCCCGGCGGGCAAGACCGCCGCGAAGGAGGGCGGAGAGAAGAGGGGCcgcaagaagggcaagaagagcgTGGAGACCTACAAGATCTACATCTTCAAGGTGCTCAAGCAGGTCCACCCCGACATCGGCATCTCCTCTAAGGCCATGTCCATCATGAACTCCTTCATCAATGACATTTTTGAGAAGTTGGCTGGTGAGGCCGCCAAGCTCGCCCGCTACAACAAGAAGCCCACCATCACCTCCCGGGAGATCCAGACCTCCGTCCGCCTCGTCCTCCCCGGCGAGCTCGCCAAGCATGCTGTGTCTGAGGGCACCAAGGCCGTCACCAAGTTCACCTCCTCTTAG